The stretch of DNA CGAGAGCAATGAAGATGCTGCGGTCGCTGCCGTCATAGACGATGGAGGAGAGGGGGACGGTTAGGACGCTGTCACGTGCCGTGGTCAGAATGTCGAGGCGGCCATAGACATTGGGCTTGAGCATTCCGGAAGAGTTGGGAACGGTGCAACGTACGGGAAGCGCATGCGATGCGTCATCGACCGTCGGTGCGATATAGGTGATGCTGCCTTCGAAGCGTTTTCCAGGTATGGCCTCGGAGACGAACACAGCCTTCTGCTGCGGTCCGAGGAGCTGGAAATTATCCTCAAATACGCTGCCTTCGATCAGTGCCGACTCGGTGCCGAGGATGTTGAACAGCACCACGCCGGGCGATACCGGTTGTCCGATGGAGGCGGTGCGCGAGCTGACAACCCCTGCGATCGGGGCGCGCAGTTTGAGCACGGGTTCGAACTGTTCCGGCTGCTCGCGGAGTTCCTTGATATCGTTCGCTGTCATCCCCGCGGCGCGCAGGCGCTGCAGAGCGGCAGCGGCCTCGGCACGAGCACTCTGGAGAGCATGTTCACTTTCCTGCAGCTGTTTCTGCGAGGCTGCATCGCTTTTGTTCAGTGAGCGCAGGCGGGATGCGGCCGCCTCTGCTGTACGCTTTGCGGATTCGGAACGAAGCAGATCGGCGATCATATCCCCGAGTTGCATACTGACCATGACGGCGAGTACCTGTCCTTTCGCCACCCGCTGTCCCTGTCGTGCCAGGACGCGCTCCATCCGTCCATCAATGAGTGCTGTGACTGCTGCGGAACGGTCCGGGTCTTCAATGACGCGGGCCGGTACGGATATGGTTTTTTCTGCCTCCCTGAGTTCGACATCGCTGAACATCAGGTCCATTGCGGCGACTTCTTCCGCTGTCAGTGTCAGCGATGCCGCTGCTTCCGCTGCGGCCTCGCCTGCGGGGGACGCACTCTCGGCGGCGTTCTCCGGCCGATCCGGAGTTGCGCATGATATCAGGAGGAGAAAGGGAAGGGTTAGAATAAGGTGCTTCATGTGTCAATCCAGAACATACTCATTGTAATACTGTTCATATCGTGCAATTGCAGCATACACTGCGGCGAGGGCGTCATAGTACCCGAGACGGATTTCGTTCGCTGACCGTCTGCCATCGATGTATTCCATGTATCCGATTTCGCCGTTCGCGTATCCGCTTTCGGCGGCTGCCGCGATCACCGTGGCTTCGCTGCGCAATTCATTTTCATAGGCCTGAAAGTGGGTAAGTGCCGTCTGCAGATTCTCGCGCACATGCTCACGTTGCG from bacterium encodes:
- a CDS encoding efflux RND transporter periplasmic adaptor subunit — protein: MKHLILTLPFLLLISCATPDRPENAAESASPAGEAAAEAAASLTLTAEEVAAMDLMFSDVELREAEKTISVPARVIEDPDRSAAVTALIDGRMERVLARQGQRVAKGQVLAVMVSMQLGDMIADLLRSESAKRTAEAAASRLRSLNKSDAASQKQLQESEHALQSARAEAAAALQRLRAAGMTANDIKELREQPEQFEPVLKLRAPIAGVVSSRTASIGQPVSPGVVLFNILGTESALIEGSVFEDNFQLLGPQQKAVFVSEAIPGKRFEGSITYIAPTVDDASHALPVRCTVPNSSGMLKPNVYGRLDILTTARDSVLTVPLSSIVYDGSDRSIFIALDADRFTYRRVETGREFDDRVEILNGVAAGDRVVSGGVFHLKSRYKLALAPEEE